The following proteins are co-located in the Bordetella bronchialis genome:
- a CDS encoding P-II family nitrogen regulator, with translation MKLIIAIIKPFKLDEVRVALSGIGVQGLTVTEVKGFGRQKGHTELYRGAEYAVDFLPKLRVEAAVPDSLVEQAIETIEQAARTGKIGDGKIFVAGLEQVIRIRTGEAGEAAL, from the coding sequence ATGAAACTCATCATCGCCATCATCAAGCCCTTCAAGCTCGACGAGGTGCGAGTGGCTTTGTCCGGTATCGGTGTCCAGGGACTGACGGTGACGGAAGTCAAGGGCTTCGGCCGGCAGAAAGGCCACACCGAACTTTATCGCGGCGCCGAATATGCCGTGGACTTCCTGCCCAAGCTGCGCGTGGAGGCCGCCGTACCCGATAGCCTGGTCGAACAAGCCATCGAAACCATCGAGCAGGCCGCGCGCACCGGCAAGATCGGTGACGGCAAGATCTTTGTCGCCGGACTCGAACAGGTCATTCGCATCCGTACGGGCGAAGCCGGCGAAGCCGCACTGTAA